The Sporomusa termitida genome has a window encoding:
- a CDS encoding amino acid permease translates to MISIGGTIGTGLFMGSGQTINQAGPFGAILAYMVGGLIMYLVLLCLAELTVAMPVSGSFQSYATRFISPGTGFTTGWLYWLNWAICIAADFTAAGIIMHNWFPDVAVWIWCTVFAIALAGLNLLSVKAYGETEFWFASIKVAAIVSFIIAGSGLIFGFSSGQAGLGFSNFNTGSGLFPHGFGAVFLTMIAVIYSFQGAELVGIAAGECKEPGKNVPRVIKGISIRIIMFYVLAMIVLAGNIPAAEASVLESPFAHVFGKTGIPFAKDIMSFVVLTSALSAGNSALYACSRLLWSMAQDRQAPSWLGRLNAGGVPYNGVLITLLLACMSLLTESFAADTVYLWLMSSTGLTGCLIWMIIAWCQINFRREYIKLGGKIEALGFKTPFYPLVPIVAFALNLIVIVSLYFDESQRIVIYTGFPILFGIYAYYRLFLDKRQHNNALPLR, encoded by the coding sequence ATGATTTCTATTGGCGGCACAATCGGCACCGGATTGTTCATGGGTTCAGGCCAGACAATCAATCAGGCCGGCCCGTTTGGCGCCATTTTGGCGTATATGGTCGGCGGGCTTATTATGTACCTGGTATTATTATGCCTTGCAGAGCTGACTGTCGCCATGCCGGTATCAGGGTCTTTTCAAAGCTATGCTACCCGGTTTATTTCCCCCGGTACCGGTTTTACCACCGGCTGGCTGTACTGGCTCAACTGGGCGATCTGCATAGCCGCCGACTTTACCGCTGCCGGCATCATTATGCACAACTGGTTTCCCGACGTCGCGGTCTGGATCTGGTGTACAGTATTTGCGATTGCCCTGGCCGGGCTTAATCTGCTGTCAGTTAAGGCCTACGGTGAAACTGAATTTTGGTTTGCCAGCATTAAGGTTGCTGCCATTGTCTCCTTTATTATTGCCGGTTCAGGCTTAATTTTTGGTTTTAGCAGCGGACAAGCCGGACTCGGTTTTTCTAATTTCAACACCGGCAGCGGTTTATTCCCGCATGGCTTCGGCGCCGTATTTCTGACGATGATTGCGGTTATCTACTCTTTTCAGGGCGCTGAACTTGTCGGCATAGCCGCCGGTGAATGCAAAGAACCCGGCAAAAATGTCCCCCGGGTTATCAAAGGCATTTCCATCCGGATTATTATGTTCTATGTACTGGCCATGATTGTCCTGGCCGGCAATATCCCGGCTGCGGAAGCCAGTGTGCTGGAAAGCCCCTTTGCCCATGTTTTCGGGAAAACCGGCATCCCCTTTGCCAAAGATATTATGAGTTTTGTTGTACTAACCTCGGCTTTATCGGCCGGCAACTCCGCCTTATATGCCTGTTCGCGGCTGCTCTGGTCAATGGCCCAGGATAGGCAGGCCCCCTCCTGGCTCGGCCGGCTGAATGCGGGCGGTGTCCCGTACAACGGTGTCTTAATCACCTTGCTGCTGGCCTGTATGTCGCTCCTGACCGAAAGCTTTGCCGCTGATACCGTGTATCTGTGGCTTATGTCCAGCACAGGTTTAACAGGCTGCTTAATCTGGATGATCATCGCCTGGTGCCAGATCAACTTCCGCCGCGAATACATAAAGTTAGGCGGAAAAATCGAAGCTCTGGGCTTTAAAACCCCCTTCTACCCCCTGGTCCCGATTGTCGCCTTTGCTCTTAATCTGATCGTAATTGTCAGCCTCTATTTTGATGAATCACAACGGATTGTAATCTACACCGGGTTTCCTATTTTGTTTGGCATTTATGCT
- a CDS encoding TerC family protein, which produces MELLIALGSITLINLILSGDNAVVIALASRNLPQDQRKKAVLWGSAGAVVLRILLTMVAALLLKIPYVQFLGGVALVYIAVNLLGDEHKEVSLEGANSFGEALKVIIFADLIMSLDNVLAIAGVADGQLGLLIFGLALSIPLVVFGSQLLMKLMDKYPVIIYVGAGILGWTAAKMMVADAVLGVWFKPYSLLLEAAVTLAVLAIGYWRKNRGRQEAAAQSGDKNHGA; this is translated from the coding sequence ATGGAACTATTGATAGCGTTAGGTAGTATTACTCTTATCAACCTAATACTAAGCGGTGATAACGCTGTTGTCATAGCTCTGGCTAGTAGAAACCTGCCCCAGGATCAGCGGAAAAAGGCTGTATTGTGGGGAAGCGCCGGAGCTGTTGTATTGCGGATTTTACTTACTATGGTGGCTGCGCTTCTACTGAAAATTCCTTACGTACAGTTTCTTGGCGGAGTAGCTCTGGTATATATTGCGGTCAATTTGCTTGGTGATGAGCATAAGGAAGTTTCCCTGGAAGGCGCCAATAGCTTTGGGGAAGCATTAAAAGTTATTATTTTTGCTGATTTGATTATGAGTCTGGATAATGTACTGGCCATTGCCGGTGTCGCTGACGGTCAGCTGGGACTATTAATCTTTGGTCTTGCCCTCAGTATACCGTTAGTGGTATTTGGCAGTCAGCTGCTAATGAAGCTCATGGATAAATACCCGGTTATTATTTATGTGGGGGCCGGAATTCTTGGCTGGACAGCCGCTAAGATGATGGTTGCCGACGCTGTACTTGGTGTCTGGTTTAAACCCTATTCGCTGCTGCTCGAAGCAGCTGTAACCCTGGCAGTTCTGGCTATTGGCTATTGGCGTAAAAATCGTGGCCGGCAGGAGGCTGCCGCCCAGTCCGGTGACAAAAATCATGGAGCTTGA
- a CDS encoding sugar diacid recognition domain-containing protein, with the protein MAIGVKIVAGRRLPPSPVTKIMELDPRFAQSLVDIVAAELNKNVNITDNHGVIIASFSKERVSHIHEAAARMLISGPIREFSVTAEQEMQLKGVRQGFNVPIMTGAGCVGVIGVSGAPDTAAPYARLAAKFVEAALESNARQEKLVRALKEKEELQSILLNKMISVQEEERKKISRELHDETSQALTSIIVGLRVLSEHVHSESEREKILAMRDLAVKTLEDVHHLAVQLRPALLDDLGLVAAAQKYVENYSRQYSITVDLNVVNLSRQRFLPEIEITLYRILQEALTNIAKHAKATQVRVLLKKQRDKLVLTIKDNGIGFDDDILNGVGSDTCLGIHGMHERIALLSGEFYIDSAPGKGTVITVEIPLDRRKKTESGLGQAH; encoded by the coding sequence TTGGCTATTGGCGTAAAAATCGTGGCCGGCAGGAGGCTGCCGCCCAGTCCGGTGACAAAAATCATGGAGCTTGACCCACGGTTTGCCCAGTCTTTAGTTGATATTGTAGCAGCAGAGCTTAATAAAAATGTTAATATTACCGACAATCATGGCGTTATTATTGCTTCTTTCAGCAAAGAGCGTGTGTCTCATATTCATGAGGCGGCAGCCCGGATGCTGATCAGCGGCCCGATCCGGGAATTTTCGGTTACCGCCGAGCAAGAGATGCAGCTAAAGGGAGTCAGGCAGGGTTTTAATGTTCCGATTATGACCGGTGCCGGCTGTGTGGGGGTTATTGGTGTTTCCGGCGCTCCTGATACCGCAGCTCCTTATGCCCGCCTGGCCGCTAAATTTGTGGAGGCCGCTTTAGAATCGAACGCCAGGCAGGAAAAATTAGTGCGGGCCCTGAAGGAAAAAGAAGAACTTCAGTCCATTCTGCTCAATAAAATGATTAGCGTCCAGGAAGAAGAACGGAAGAAAATCTCCCGGGAGCTTCATGACGAAACCAGTCAGGCTCTGACGTCTATCATTGTTGGTCTCAGGGTATTGTCCGAACATGTTCATAGTGAGAGCGAGCGGGAAAAAATCCTGGCGATGCGGGATTTGGCTGTAAAAACACTGGAAGATGTTCATCACTTGGCTGTGCAGCTCAGACCGGCGCTGTTAGACGACCTGGGACTGGTGGCTGCTGCTCAGAAATATGTGGAGAATTACTCCCGGCAATATAGTATTACTGTGGATCTTAATGTCGTTAATCTGTCACGCCAGCGGTTTTTACCGGAAATTGAGATTACGTTATATCGTATTTTACAGGAAGCTTTAACCAATATTGCCAAGCACGCCAAAGCTACCCAGGTCAGAGTGCTGCTTAAAAAGCAGCGCGATAAGCTTGTACTCACTATCAAAGATAACGGGATTGGGTTTGATGACGATATTTTAAACGGTGTCGGCAGTGATACCTGTCTTGGTATCCATGGCATGCACGAACGGATCGCGCTGTTGTCAGGTGAATTTTATATTGATTCAGCGCCAGGGAAAGGCACAGTGATTACTGTAGAGATACCACTTGACCGGCGTAAAAAAACAGAAAGCGGTTTGGGACAGGCCCATTAA
- a CDS encoding (Fe-S)-binding protein: MSDKLVTAQAINEHDKELLADLQDALANCMKCGNCMEVCPIYKELGTETAVARGKLALMEAVLSGKIPISENFDKWMSKCVSCKACTVKCPCGVPADGLIVRGRQAAVKARGLHPVKNYVFKLLKNRTMFDLALRLAGLFGPLSFKKLPRPMAAVARFPMPGLDKRRVTAPFAASPLRNRHPEVIKADKPKLKVGFFTGCTINYIYTDVGQAVIDVLKANNIEIVIPALQHCCGTPIYMSGDVEAAKLLAKHNIEVFEQYKVDYIIAACGSCTEAWKIEFVELFHDDPAMKARAEKLAQKTYEISEFLVDVVKIDKNKLGPVNATVTMHDPCHMARGIKVTAQPRQLLKSIPGLQFVEMKEADRCCGSGGSFSLGNYELSRKINDRKIANITATKADTVATSCGTCRMHITDGLVQNNQNQDVVHVIQLLDKAYKAGQKK, from the coding sequence ATGAGTGATAAACTTGTTACTGCGCAAGCAATTAACGAGCACGATAAAGAGTTGTTAGCCGATCTCCAGGACGCGCTTGCCAACTGTATGAAGTGCGGCAACTGTATGGAGGTCTGCCCCATTTATAAAGAATTGGGCACCGAAACCGCAGTTGCCAGAGGTAAGCTGGCGCTGATGGAGGCCGTCTTAAGCGGCAAAATTCCGATTAGCGAAAACTTTGATAAATGGATGAGTAAATGTGTGTCCTGTAAAGCCTGTACTGTAAAATGTCCCTGCGGCGTACCGGCCGATGGACTTATTGTGCGCGGCCGCCAGGCTGCCGTCAAAGCACGCGGCTTGCATCCGGTTAAAAACTATGTATTTAAGCTGCTGAAAAACCGGACTATGTTTGACTTAGCCTTGCGGCTGGCCGGACTGTTCGGTCCGCTCAGCTTTAAAAAACTTCCCCGGCCGATGGCGGCCGTAGCCCGTTTTCCGATGCCGGGACTTGATAAACGCCGGGTAACGGCCCCTTTTGCCGCCTCGCCGTTAAGAAACCGGCATCCCGAGGTCATTAAAGCCGATAAACCAAAACTTAAGGTTGGCTTCTTTACCGGCTGCACCATCAACTATATCTATACCGATGTTGGCCAGGCTGTCATTGATGTCCTGAAAGCCAACAACATTGAAATTGTAATTCCCGCCCTGCAGCATTGCTGCGGTACGCCAATTTACATGTCCGGTGATGTGGAGGCCGCCAAACTCCTGGCCAAACACAATATTGAGGTTTTTGAGCAATATAAAGTCGATTATATCATTGCGGCCTGTGGCTCCTGCACGGAAGCCTGGAAAATTGAATTTGTTGAACTATTCCATGATGACCCGGCCATGAAGGCCCGGGCCGAAAAACTCGCCCAAAAAACCTATGAAATCAGCGAATTCTTAGTTGATGTTGTTAAAATTGACAAAAATAAACTTGGCCCGGTTAATGCCACCGTTACCATGCATGACCCGTGCCATATGGCCCGCGGTATCAAGGTTACGGCGCAGCCGCGCCAGCTGCTGAAATCCATTCCCGGATTACAGTTTGTGGAAATGAAAGAAGCCGACCGCTGCTGCGGTTCAGGCGGCTCCTTCAGCCTGGGCAATTATGAACTCTCCCGCAAGATCAATGACCGTAAAATCGCAAACATTACTGCAACTAAAGCTGACACGGTAGCTACCAGCTGTGGTACCTGCCGGATGCATATCACTGACGGTCTAGTCCAAAACAATCAGAATCAGGATGTTGTGCATGTGATTCAGTTATTGGATAAGGCTTATAAAGCAGGCCAAAAGAAGTGA
- a CDS encoding FAD-binding oxidoreductase produces the protein MEKQHIDALKTIVGDEHVLTSVEDLHCYSYDATPGFSHMPDVVVKPATTAEVAKILALANTGKIPVYTRGSGTNLSAGTVPTKGGIVLLMTRMDKLIEIDTENLVAVVEPGLIVSDLNKAVEAYGLIYPPDPGTVTTATMGGTVSENAGGLRGLKYGVTKHYVMGLEVVLANGQVMNVGGKNVKDVSGYDMTKLFTGAEGTLGVITRIVVKLVPAPEARKSLMAIFKNLDHAGQAIAAIIAAKIIPATLEIMDNPTIRTVEDYAKVGLPVDAEAVLLIEVDGIPEVVEKEAAKVMEVLTANQADEVKLAKDAAERDKLWAARRAALPALAKLRPTTFVEDATVPRNKVPDMIRAVNETARKYNVTIGTFGHAGDGNMHPTIVCDIRDKEEMERVYKAMDEIFSTAIKLGGTLSGEHGIGLGKLKYMEDQFGPVTLEAMKSIKRALDPNLILNPGKLVGEC, from the coding sequence ATGGAAAAGCAGCATATTGATGCGCTCAAAACGATTGTTGGTGATGAACACGTATTGACAAGTGTGGAAGACCTGCACTGCTATTCTTATGACGCTACTCCCGGCTTTTCTCACATGCCCGATGTGGTGGTTAAACCGGCAACCACAGCAGAGGTTGCCAAAATATTAGCCCTGGCCAACACTGGCAAGATTCCCGTATATACCCGTGGCTCAGGCACCAATCTGAGCGCCGGCACTGTCCCCACCAAAGGCGGTATTGTCCTGCTTATGACCCGGATGGACAAACTAATTGAAATCGACACGGAAAACCTGGTGGCTGTGGTTGAACCCGGTCTTATTGTGTCTGACCTTAATAAAGCAGTCGAGGCTTACGGCCTCATTTATCCGCCTGATCCCGGCACAGTTACTACAGCAACGATGGGCGGCACGGTATCTGAAAATGCCGGCGGGCTGCGCGGACTCAAATACGGGGTAACCAAACACTATGTAATGGGTCTTGAGGTTGTCCTTGCCAACGGCCAGGTTATGAATGTTGGCGGAAAAAATGTAAAAGATGTGTCCGGTTATGATATGACTAAGCTCTTTACCGGTGCTGAAGGTACTTTAGGGGTAATTACCAGAATTGTTGTTAAATTGGTTCCCGCCCCCGAGGCCAGAAAGAGTCTGATGGCTATTTTTAAAAATCTTGATCATGCCGGCCAGGCGATTGCCGCAATTATTGCCGCCAAGATTATTCCCGCTACCCTGGAAATCATGGACAATCCCACCATCCGCACTGTTGAGGATTATGCCAAAGTGGGGTTGCCGGTTGATGCGGAAGCGGTCTTGCTGATTGAGGTTGACGGGATTCCGGAGGTTGTGGAAAAAGAAGCGGCTAAAGTCATGGAGGTCTTAACGGCCAATCAGGCCGACGAGGTCAAGCTGGCCAAAGACGCAGCCGAACGTGATAAGTTATGGGCTGCCCGCCGGGCTGCACTGCCGGCACTGGCCAAACTCCGTCCGACCACCTTTGTCGAAGATGCTACTGTTCCCCGTAACAAAGTACCTGATATGATTCGTGCAGTAAACGAAACTGCCAGGAAATACAACGTGACCATCGGCACCTTTGGTCATGCCGGCGACGGCAATATGCATCCCACCATTGTTTGCGATATTCGCGACAAGGAAGAGATGGAGCGTGTGTATAAAGCTATGGACGAAATCTTCAGTACGGCCATCAAGCTGGGCGGCACCCTTTCGGGTGAACACGGTATTGGTCTGGGCAAGCTTAAATATATGGAAGATCAGTTTGGCCCGGTCACGCTGGAAGCTATGAAAAGTATCAAACGCGCCCTTGACCCTAATCTCATTTTGAATCCTGGTAAACTAGTGGGAGAGTGTTAA
- a CDS encoding response regulator: MEKIRIVIADDHAVLRSGLKALLNCSPLFEVIGEAGDGQQAVAMVEELRPDVLLLDISMPVMSGVDCIKELKSRGLSCRILVLTMYDDDEYIKEVMRAGADGYVLKKSADTELVEGILKIHSGKKYLNETMSQTLLTSLLRINNEKSDQRDPYILLSSRERQVLRLLAQGHTNSEIAEHLSLSTKTVDTYRSRIMNKLNVRKKSELVNYALQYKLIST; this comes from the coding sequence ATGGAAAAAATTCGTATTGTTATCGCCGACGACCACGCCGTGTTACGTTCCGGACTTAAGGCTCTGCTGAACTGTTCGCCGTTATTTGAGGTGATAGGTGAAGCCGGTGACGGACAACAGGCGGTTGCTATGGTTGAGGAACTGCGTCCTGACGTGCTGCTGCTCGATATATCCATGCCGGTCATGAGCGGTGTCGATTGTATTAAAGAACTTAAGTCCAGAGGACTGTCCTGCCGTATTCTTGTCCTCACAATGTATGATGATGATGAATATATTAAAGAAGTTATGCGCGCCGGCGCTGATGGCTATGTCTTAAAAAAATCGGCCGATACTGAGCTTGTCGAAGGCATTCTAAAAATCCATTCCGGGAAAAAATATCTGAATGAAACCATGTCGCAAACGCTGTTAACCAGTCTCCTGCGGATAAATAATGAGAAAAGCGACCAGCGCGACCCCTATATTTTACTAAGCAGCCGGGAACGGCAAGTGCTTAGGCTGCTGGCTCAAGGACATACTAACAGCGAGATTGCAGAGCACCTGTCGCTGAGCACCAAGACAGTGGATACGTACCGCTCACGCATCATGAATAAATTGAATGTACGAAAAAAATCAGAGCTTGTAAACTATGCCTTGCAGTACAAATTGATCAGCACGTGA
- the sdaAB gene encoding L-serine ammonia-lyase, iron-sulfur-dependent subunit beta, whose translation MNIFDIIGPIMVGPSSSHTAGAVRLGNAARAILGQPVAKAVIGLHGSFAQTGRGHGTDLALVAGLMGWATDDLRIPQAFAFAREGGLQYSFRTINAGDAAHPNFVRFWLSGQAGAESQIAGASIGGGRVVISEVDGFPLEFTGDFPTILTLHEDRPGAVAEVTGILSKRGVNIAQMRVFRRNKGGLASMVLETDQPVDGADISAVAGLPMIKAVRSITAIG comes from the coding sequence ATGAACATTTTTGATATTATCGGACCGATAATGGTCGGACCGTCAAGTTCACATACCGCCGGCGCGGTGCGACTGGGAAATGCTGCCCGGGCTATTTTGGGTCAGCCAGTGGCCAAGGCTGTGATTGGGCTGCATGGTTCCTTTGCCCAGACCGGCCGGGGCCATGGCACCGACCTGGCCCTGGTGGCAGGCCTTATGGGCTGGGCGACTGATGACCTGAGAATTCCCCAGGCCTTTGCCTTCGCCAGGGAAGGCGGGCTGCAGTATTCTTTCCGCACCATTAATGCCGGTGATGCTGCCCATCCTAACTTTGTCCGGTTTTGGCTGTCCGGACAGGCTGGGGCCGAAAGCCAGATTGCCGGCGCGTCGATTGGTGGCGGGCGAGTGGTAATCAGTGAGGTGGACGGTTTTCCGCTGGAGTTTACGGGCGATTTTCCCACCATTCTCACCCTGCATGAAGACCGTCCCGGTGCAGTGGCAGAGGTAACCGGTATCTTATCCAAACGGGGGGTTAATATTGCCCAGATGCGTGTATTCAGAAGAAATAAAGGTGGTTTGGCCAGTATGGTGCTTGAGACTGACCAGCCGGTGGACGGGGCGGATATCTCAGCGGTAGCGGGGTTGCCGATGATTAAAGCGGTGCGCAGCATTACGGCCATCGGCTGA
- the sdaAA gene encoding L-serine ammonia-lyase, iron-sulfur-dependent, subunit alpha, which yields MSLDKLSLEEWIRFADEQAVSFADFCAEFQSCQLEVTAGEIITRMAAILDVMEASIAAGLTGPRSKGGLVGGDALRLQQYSQGQKKTVLGSFLGKAVAYSLAVGEANAAMGRIVAAPTAGSSGVLPAILFTLKEEFALSQQELAKGLVVAGAIGMVIASRASLAGAAGGCQAECGSAGAMAAGAMVTLLGGTPVQTGHAVAITIKNMLGLVCDPVAGLVEVPCVKRNAGAVAQAVVAAEMALAGIASVIPVDEVIDAMESVGQSMHCSLKETAQGGLAVTPTGLALTEKIFGDSK from the coding sequence ATGTCATTAGATAAGTTATCTCTTGAAGAATGGATTCGGTTTGCTGATGAACAAGCAGTTTCTTTTGCCGACTTTTGTGCGGAATTTCAGTCTTGTCAGCTGGAGGTGACGGCGGGTGAGATAATCACGCGCATGGCAGCAATACTTGATGTTATGGAGGCATCAATAGCTGCCGGGCTTACAGGACCGCGTTCCAAAGGCGGTCTGGTTGGCGGTGATGCCCTCCGGCTGCAGCAATATAGCCAAGGGCAAAAAAAGACCGTCTTGGGGAGTTTTCTCGGTAAAGCTGTGGCTTATTCACTGGCTGTCGGCGAGGCCAATGCCGCCATGGGCCGGATCGTGGCTGCGCCCACGGCCGGTTCAAGCGGCGTATTGCCGGCCATCCTGTTTACCCTTAAAGAGGAATTCGCCCTTAGTCAGCAGGAACTGGCTAAAGGGCTGGTTGTTGCCGGTGCGATCGGGATGGTTATCGCTTCACGGGCCTCTTTGGCCGGAGCCGCCGGCGGCTGTCAGGCGGAATGCGGCTCAGCCGGGGCCATGGCTGCCGGGGCCATGGTAACACTCCTGGGCGGTACCCCGGTTCAGACCGGTCATGCCGTCGCCATTACCATAAAAAATATGCTGGGGCTGGTGTGCGATCCTGTGGCCGGGCTGGTTGAGGTGCCCTGCGTTAAGCGCAATGCCGGGGCTGTGGCGCAGGCCGTTGTCGCGGCGGAAATGGCGCTGGCCGGTATTGCCAGTGTTATTCCGGTGGATGAAGTGATTGATGCGATGGAGTCGGTTGGCCAGTCCATGCATTGTTCACTGAAAGAAACAGCGCAGGGAGGTTTGGCAGTTACACCTACCGGCTTAGCCTTAACAGAAAAAATTTTTGGTGATAGTAAATAG
- a CDS encoding RidA family protein has translation MKAVVSSDRAPQAIGPYSQAIKANGFLFVSGQIPLDPVTGQIVYGGIENQTHQVLANLRAILEKENLTFAHVVKTSVFLKDMDDFALMNNVYSQYFTEAPPARACVQVAKLPRDVSVEIELIAVYP, from the coding sequence ATGAAAGCAGTTGTTAGCTCTGACCGTGCCCCGCAGGCCATCGGACCCTACTCACAGGCCATCAAAGCCAATGGATTTTTATTTGTTTCCGGCCAGATCCCTCTTGACCCTGTTACCGGCCAGATTGTTTATGGCGGCATTGAGAATCAAACCCATCAGGTATTGGCTAACCTGCGGGCTATTTTGGAAAAAGAGAACCTGACCTTTGCTCATGTGGTAAAAACATCAGTCTTTCTGAAAGACATGGACGATTTTGCGCTAATGAACAATGTCTATAGTCAGTATTTTACGGAGGCACCGCCCGCCCGGGCTTGTGTCCAGGTCGCAAAACTGCCGCGTGATGTCAGTGTGGAAATTGAACTGATTGCTGTATATCCGTAA
- the lgt gene encoding prolipoprotein diacylglyceryl transferase, whose protein sequence is MHQYLFFIGDFPIRAYGLILSLSIILATGTAYFLARQDGRWHQHVPDMGIYCGLAGIVGARLWDVFFFDWEYYQHHLLEIPFVWQGGMAIQGGVLLGAVAGIIYTKIHKIDTWAFADIVAAPAVIIGQAIGRMANLMNGDAFGHPTGGNFGIVYPSTTLAYQVYGDQPLWPAEVWEGQIDVIIFVLLLIFRTTNHAKGQVFILYAVLYSTARFFLEFLRGDYGTLLFGLKSAQFTSLAIIVIGLILFIRQGYYAERIGLAGQNK, encoded by the coding sequence ATGCATCAGTACCTCTTTTTTATCGGTGATTTTCCTATCAGGGCGTATGGGTTGATTTTGAGCCTGAGCATAATCCTGGCGACAGGCACCGCCTATTTTCTGGCCAGGCAGGATGGCCGCTGGCATCAGCATGTGCCGGACATGGGCATCTATTGTGGCTTAGCCGGTATTGTCGGCGCCCGCCTGTGGGATGTTTTCTTCTTTGACTGGGAATATTACCAGCATCACCTGCTGGAGATCCCGTTTGTCTGGCAGGGCGGGATGGCCATCCAGGGCGGCGTTTTGTTAGGGGCGGTTGCGGGGATCATCTATACCAAAATCCATAAAATTGATACCTGGGCCTTTGCTGATATTGTTGCGGCCCCGGCCGTTATTATCGGCCAGGCAATCGGCCGGATGGCTAATCTAATGAACGGCGATGCTTTTGGCCATCCTACCGGCGGCAACTTCGGGATTGTTTATCCTTCAACCACCCTGGCCTATCAGGTATATGGCGATCAACCGCTGTGGCCGGCTGAGGTTTGGGAAGGCCAAATTGATGTTATCATCTTTGTTCTCCTGTTGATCTTTAGGACCACCAATCATGCCAAAGGCCAGGTATTTATCCTGTATGCTGTGTTGTATTCGACAGCCCGTTTCTTTCTCGAGTTTCTCCGCGGGGATTACGGCACACTGTTGTTTGGTTTAAAATCTGCCCAGTTTACCAGCCTGGCCATTATCGTTATTGGCTTAATCCTGTTCATCCGGCAGGGCTACTATGCCGAACGCATCGGCCTTGCCGGACAGAATAAGTAA
- a CDS encoding TlpA family protein disulfide reductase: MPKRLIILAITVIAMTIAIGFVAMQPANVLPPETNKPAVDTGVIVGKVLPGFTLAAVDGKPVTVTPAGRIIVLNFWATWCPPCREEMPELNAFSEKHGGNVSVYLVNVQESQATVANFLNQNQYNMSCLLDTDGTVAKTFRINAIPTTLVVDKQGLIKYRKSGPVTMAELEGVLNGL, encoded by the coding sequence ATGCCGAAAAGACTTATTATTTTGGCAATAACCGTAATTGCGATGACGATTGCGATTGGTTTTGTTGCCATGCAGCCTGCTAACGTGCTTCCCCCTGAGACCAATAAACCAGCAGTGGATACCGGTGTAATTGTTGGCAAAGTCCTGCCGGGATTTACATTGGCCGCGGTGGATGGGAAGCCGGTAACCGTTACCCCGGCCGGCCGGATTATTGTCCTGAATTTTTGGGCAACCTGGTGTCCGCCCTGCCGGGAGGAAATGCCTGAGCTGAATGCTTTTTCCGAAAAACATGGTGGCAATGTATCCGTCTATCTTGTTAATGTGCAGGAAAGTCAGGCGACGGTGGCCAATTTTTTAAACCAGAACCAGTATAATATGAGCTGCCTGCTGGATACTGACGGCACCGTAGCGAAAACCTTTCGTATTAATGCGATACCCACAACCCTGGTGGTCGATAAACAAGGGCTGATTAAATACCGGAAGTCCGGCCCGGTCACCATGGCCGAACTGGAAGGAGTGTTGAATGGATTATAA
- a CDS encoding cytochrome c biogenesis CcdA family protein: protein MDYNLTLVTVFGAGVVSFLSPCVLPLLPAYTALLAGSREQSTADSGRRIFMINAISFLSGFTLVFVAMGATASYIGELFFEYQELIRKGGAVFMVLMGLQIVGVLKIPGLAREFRPFLQGNFAGPLGAFLLGLAFTAGWTPCTGPILATVLMYAGAMATVGQGALLLFIYAMGFCLPFLIMAIVINRYCNKIQRVYRWLPLIQKAAGGILIAVGLLIYFDLLAKGMGVIWGIFG from the coding sequence ATGGATTATAACCTTACCCTGGTAACTGTCTTTGGTGCCGGTGTAGTCTCTTTTTTATCCCCCTGCGTACTGCCGCTGCTGCCGGCCTACACCGCCTTGCTGGCCGGCAGCCGGGAGCAGAGCACGGCCGATTCGGGGCGGCGGATCTTCATGATTAACGCCATCAGCTTTCTTAGCGGCTTTACCTTAGTATTTGTGGCTATGGGGGCAACGGCTTCTTATATTGGCGAGCTGTTTTTTGAGTACCAGGAGCTGATCCGCAAGGGCGGGGCGGTTTTTATGGTGCTTATGGGTTTGCAGATTGTTGGTGTGCTGAAAATTCCCGGCTTGGCGCGGGAATTCCGGCCGTTCCTGCAGGGCAACTTTGCCGGTCCCCTGGGGGCTTTTCTGTTGGGGCTGGCTTTTACTGCCGGCTGGACACCCTGCACCGGCCCGATTTTAGCGACTGTGCTTATGTATGCCGGGGCGATGGCGACGGTTGGCCAGGGGGCCTTGCTGCTATTTATTTATGCAATGGGTTTTTGCCTGCCTTTTTTAATCATGGCCATTGTAATCAACCGTTATTGCAATAAGATTCAGCGGGTGTACCGCTGGCTGCCGCTTATTCAGAAGGCGGCGGGGGGCATATTGATTGCCGTCGGCCTCCTGATTTATTTCGATCTGCTGGCAAAGGGCATGGGTGTGATCTGGGGCATTTTTGGCTAA